The following DNA comes from Cryobacterium psychrophilum.
GGATCACCCGCTCGAGGTGGTGCAGCGCGCGAGCGCACTCCTCCTGTTCGGTCGTGGCCCAGAACTCGCTGCGGTAGAGAAAGGGCCCGAAGAAGTGCACGTGCCCGCGAGCGTACTCATTGGGGATGCGACGCCAGTCTCCGGTCGCGACGATGGCCGAACCGGTGTTGCCGTGGTAGGACTTGTACAGCGAGAGCACCTTGTCGCGGCCGGTGTGCAGGCGGGCCATTCTGATGGCGTTCTCATTCGCATCCGCTCCCCCGTTGGTGAAGAAGACCTTGTTGAACCCCTCGGGGGCACGGTCGGTAATGCGCTTGGCCGCTTCGCCACGGGCCAGGTTGGCTGTGGCGGGAGAAATCGTCGTCAGAGTTTGAGCCTGTTCGGTGATCGCCCGAATAACGGCCGGATGCTGGTGGCCGATATTCACATTCACCAGCTGACTCGAGAAATCGAGATAGCTGCGCCCATCGAAATCCCACACCCGACAGCCGAGGCCGCCGGCGATCACGAGCGGCTTCAGCGCCGCTTGTGCCGACCAGGAATGGAAGACGTGCGCGCGATCGAGTTCAGTGGTGCGCTCGGTCAGCCCGACCTGCGCGGTGCCGGATGCGGTGGTGTCGTTCACAAATATCGCTTCTTTCGGTTGAGATGTACTGGTTGCGAGCAAAGGTGGGGGAAGAATTTGTGGGGGTGGCCGGGCAGCGGATACCGCCGCCCGGCCCGTCAAACGGTGCAGGCCAATCGGTGTGGGCTAGTTGCCGCCCTTGTTCAAGGTGACGTCGATCGGGGTCCAGTCGGTCCCCATCACGTCGACCCCGTCGGCGGTCAGCTCGTCGAGCGCCTGCTGCACGTACGTGTTCGAGAACGCGGTCGCCGGGGGGTCTGCCGTGATGATGGTGGCGCCGGTTTCGTTCTTCGTGTTCATGGCGATGTCGACCGTGTTCGCCCAGGCTGCTTCGTCGATCAGGCCGACGCCGTTGGTCGACGGGAAGATCAGCTTGCTGACTTCGTTGGTCATCCACAGCTGGTGGCTCGCGCCGAGGGAAGACCCGGCGGCAGTGACGATGCCGGCAGCTTCCTCGGCGTTGTTCGCGGCGTAGATCCAGCCGCGGATCGAGGCCTTGATGAACTTCACGGTGTTGTCGGCGTAGTCCGAGTCGCTGGAGAGCTTGTCGGTGTTGGCCCAAATTGCATCCTGAAGCATCGCGGTGCCCTCGTCATTCCAGTCGATGACGTTGAGGTCTTCAGGCTGGTAAAGGTTGCCGGTGGCGGGGTTTTCGGTCTCGAGCACCTGCGCGTACTCGTTGTACGTCATCGCCTGCGCCGCATCGATGTCGCCGGAGAGGAACGCGTTCATG
Coding sequences within:
- a CDS encoding ABC transporter substrate-binding protein; its protein translation is MKLSTTRLGTFGTMAALGVLVLSGCSSADSTDNGTDGASGGLTPITLQLQWVAQAQFAGYYAAVDQGYYEDEGLDVTIEEGGPDIVPQDVLAAGDVDYAISWVPKVLGSIEQGANITDVAQIFERSATTQISFKDKNITTAADLKGKNVGSWGFGNEWELFAGMQQAGVGVDDLSLIQQAFDMNAFLSGDIDAAQAMTYNEYAQVLETENPATGNLYQPEDLNVIDWNDEGTAMLQDAIWANTDKLSSDSDYADNTVKFIKASIRGWIYAANNAEEAAGIVTAAGSSLGASHQLWMTNEVSKLIFPSTNGVGLIDEAAWANTVDIAMNTKNETGATIITADPPATAFSNTYVQQALDELTADGVDVMGTDWTPIDVTLNKGGN